The genomic stretch TCGAACGATACGTTCTCACCGAGATCGTAGCCGACCTTCTGGCCGAGCACCTCTTCGTAGAACGTCCTGGAGATCCCGATGTTGCGAACGACAATAAGCGGGCATACGAATCGCATACAAGTTTCGTAAGGATCTCCGACAGTTCAGTCTTCCGATCGGCGGTTCGTCCGCTGCATGAACGTTCTCCGGTGAAATGCTCCGGATACCTGGAGAAGAGAGGTTATTACGGCTGGCCCGGCGGCGCAAAGAGATGACAGGGGAATCTCCCCCCGCCACCGGGTATTGCCAGACACACCTTCTGCGCCCCGGCACGAGCGCATTCAGGCTTTTATGGAACTCAAGACGGTCGACCACACACCCGACCGAACGGTCGGGCACCGGCAGGCTCAGGGGTGTTACCCCCTCACCGCCTGCCATAACACGAGATTATTTGAACACGTCGAAGATCTGGTCGCTGCCGGTTGCGGAGAGCCGCTGGCGTTCCGCCTGCTCCTCAACGAGCGCAAGGACCGGGAGCTCCAGGTCCACACCCGGGGTGTGGCCGAACATCTTCTCCATGTCCGTCTGCAGGGCGTGCATATAGAGCGAGTTCGCGATCTCCATCGGGCAGTTCTCCTCGCACTGGCCGCAGTTGACACAGGAGTCCGATACGTGGGCGTAGCGGATCAGGTGGAACATGAACGGCACGGGGAGCACACCCGGCGCCACCAGGTAGGGCTTCTTCGTGCTGCACTCGACGCAGTAGCAGATCGGGCAGTTCTCGATGCAGGCGTAGCACTTGGTGCACCGGCTCGAGTCCTCCATGATCTTCTGGAGACGCTCCTTCCCTTCGCCGAGGCTCTCGAAGTAGCGCGCCCGCCACTTGTCGCCGAGTTTCAGCATCGAGTTCTCGACCTTGCCGCGGATCTCGATACCCTTCGGGTTCGCGGGCTCCGTGGCGACGGCTCCGGCCTTCACGGCCGCGTCGAGGAGGTTTGCACCTTTCTCGGAGCAGACCTCGACGAAGGTTGCCTTGCCGGCCTTATCCCCGATGACGCCCCAGTTACCGCAGGCGAGGTCCGCCTGGCGGGGGATCTTCATCTTGCACCGGCGGCAGTTGCCGCGGCGGCCGAAGCCCGCATCCTCGAGTTCGTCCATCGAGATGCCCTTGTGCTGGCCGTCCTTCGTGACGATGATGAACTGGCCCTTGTCGATCTCTTCCTTGACGACGTCGTTCGGGTCGACCCCGAACTTCTCGGTGATCATCTTCCGGGCGGTCACCGGGCTGACCGAACCGCCGCAGTTGACGCCGATCAGGAGGAGGTTGTCCAGGTTGACCTGGTTGCGCTTCGCGAGCTCGTAGATGCCCATTGCGTCGCAGCCCTTCACCGTCACGGCAAGGCGCATATCCTCGGCGCCCCCGAGGTACTTCTTGATCAGTTTCGCGAGCAGGACCGTCCCGCAGTGGAGCGAGCCTGCCGTCTGTGCGATCTCGGCCGGGTCGGTGATGATCGTGGGAACCGCATCGTAGAGGTCCACGCCCTTCTTCACCGCCAGCACGGCGTCGACGATCTTGTTCTCCAGGGCGTACTTGAGAAGCCCGGTCACCGCGCCGCCGCACTCCGCCACTTTGGCGATGTCGGGGCTCGTCGTCCAGGCGTATACCATATCTCCCTTCGCTACCATTTACTGCACCCCCGTGATCTTCTCGACGGCAACCGCACTGTGTTTCAACTCCGGCATCTTGGAGAGCGGGTCCAGCACATTGTTCGTAAGCAGGTTCACAGACCCCTTCCCGCCGAAGTGCATCGCCATCATCAGCACGCCGGGCGCGACCTCGTCGGTCACTCTGGCAAGGGCCTCCGCCTCACCGCGTCTGCTCCGAAGCCGGATCATCTCTCCGTTCTGGATCTTCAGCCGCGCGGCATCCTCTTCGTTGATCTGCACGTAGGCTTCCGGCACCTCCTGATGGAGGATCTTCGCCCGGCCGGTCTGGGTCCGGGTGTGGTAGTGGAAGATCAGACGTCCGGTCATCAGGGTGAACGGATACTCGGCGTCGGCGACCTCCGCGGGCGGCCGGTACTCGAGCCCGAAGAAGGTGCCGAGACCGTCGGCCGCGGAGAACTTCTCGCGGTGCAGGATCGGGGTTCCCGGGTGCTCCTCGGTGGGGCAGGGCCAGTGCACGGACTCCGGCTTCTCCATCCTCGCGTAGGAGATGCCGGCCATCGACGGGGTGACCCGCCGCATGTCGTCCCAGATATCCTCCGGAGAGTTGAAGTCGAATCCATTGAGGCCGAGCTTGTGGGCCAGGTCGACGAAGATCTGCCAGTCCTCCTTCGAATCGCCGGGGGTCTCGACGGCCTTCCTGATACGGTTGACACGCCGCTCGGCGCTGGTGAACGTCCCGTCCTTCTCGGCGAAGGATGCACCGGGGAGGATCACGTCTGCGTACTGGGCGGTCTCGGTCATGAAGAGGTCCTGCACGACCAGGAAGTCCAGTTTCTCAAGCGACTTCATTACGTGGTTCGCGTTGGGGTAGGAGACGACCGGGTTTAACGCGAAGATGTACATCGCCTTGATCGGGTCGCCGCACTGGTTGATCTGCTCCGTCAGGGTCACGCCGTACTCGCTTGAAAGCCCGGTGACGCCCCAGAGTTCCTCCATCCGCTTCCGGGCGACGGGGTCTTCGCACTTCTGGTAGCCGGAGAAGACGTTCGGGTAGGCACCCATGTCGCAGGCGCCCTGGACGTTGTTCTGGCCACGGAGCGGGTTGACGCCGACACCGGGTCTCCCGATGTTGCCGGTGAGCATTGCGAGGTTTCCGAGCGACCGGACGTTGTCGGTACCGGTCGAGAGTTCCGTGATGCCGAGGCAGTAGATGATCACCGCGTTGTTCGCGTTGGCGTACATCCGGGCGATCTCCTTGACCCGCTCGGTCGGAACGCCGGTGATCGACTCGACATCCGCGTACTTCTCCACGACCTTCCTCATATCCTCGAATCCCTTCGTCCGCTTCTCGATGAACTCCTTGTCGTGGAGGTTCTCCTTGATGATCCAGTACATGATCGAGTTGATCAGGGCAATGTTCGTCGAGGGGTTGTAGCGGACGTAGTGGTCGGCCAGGCGCGCCGTGGGCGTGTAGCGCGGGTCGCAGACGATGAGCGTCTTGCCCGCCTTCTTTGCCTGGAGGATCCGGCGGCCGGCGAGCGGGTGTGCCTCAACCGAGTTTGCCCCGATCATGAAGATGAGGTCCGTGTTCGCGAGGTCTTCGAAGGGGTTCGTCGCGGCACCGGAGCCGAACGAGAGCGAGAGACCCGCGACGGACGGTCCGTGGCAGATACGTGCGCAGTTGTCGATGTTGTTGGTCTTAAAGGCCACCCGCGCGAGTTTCTGCAAGGCGTAGCACTCCTCGTTCGGCGTCCGGCACGAGACCTGGAAGCCGAGGGACTTCGGTCCGAACTTCTCGTAGGTCTCCTTGAACTTCGAGGCGATGAGGTCGTATGCCTCGTCCCAGGACGCTTCTTCGAACTTGCCGTTCTTCTTGATGAGGGGCTTCGTCAGCCGGTCGGGGCTCTGCACGAACTCCCAGCAGGTCATTCCCTTGGGGCAGAGTTTGCCCTCGTTGATCGGGGTCCTCTTGTAGGGTTCGACCCCCACGAGTTTGCCATCGTTCACCACAAGGTTGAGTCCGCACCCTACGCCGCAGTAGGGGCAGGTTGTGGGAACGTAACGTAATTTACCATTAATGTCAGCCATGTGAATTCTCCCGATAGTTGCATTCAACGTCGGTTTTGCCATGCATGTCCGGCTAGAACGGACATGTTAACAGTGGCTTTACTCTACTAAGTAGTATATAAATTTAAACTTACTCTTTTAACCTTAGCCGACTTTTCACACTATATAGTTGATCGACTCCCAGACCCAATCTCCGGCACCGGGGGTATCAACCACGATATCGATTATTATGTGATTCGGTGGCGCTTCATCGGCGATACGCCGCAACAACCCGTTTTGGGTAAATTAAACTCAATTTACAGATCCAAAATGTTTACAACCTACCTTGACCATATACATCTCCGTGCAACCGAGACTGAATCATACATGGGAAGATATCGAGGCCCGGCTCGAGTCCAAAGGCTCCCCTCCGGAATTAATCGATAATTTCCACAGATGCATCGATTTTCACACCTTTGCGGCCCCCGGACTCCTGGTCGGGGTCTATATGGTGGACTATGCTCTGGAACTCCTGGAATCTCCCCGGGGCAAGAAGATCTATGCCGTCTGTGAGACCACGAAGTGCCTGCCCGACGCCCTGCAGGTGATCGCCCACTGTACGACCGGCAACCACCGTCTCCGGGTGCTCCCGATCGGGAAGTTCGCCCTCACCGTGAACGGGCCGGCCGACGCCCCGTATGTGAACGGGACCCGGGTCTTCGTCGATGGTGCTAAGATCGAGCGGTATCCGACGTTCGCTCTCTGGTACACCAAGGATCCGCTCTTCGATCCGAGAACCCGGGGTATCGATCTGATCGACGAGGTCATCGATGCCGGGCGAGATTTCCTCTCCTGTGAGCGGGTGCGGGTGAAAGTGCCCCAGAAATGGCCGTGGAAGTCCGCGATCTGTTCCATCTGCGGCGAGATGGTTCCCGACAACCTGCTCGTCGACGGTGCCTGCTCCGACTGCCGGTCACAGTCCTATTACGAGAAGGTAGCGTACTGAGGAGCCCCTCCTCCCCCCGCGGGGAGGCATTACATCCTATCGAGATAGAAGACACTGCATGGAACTCTCTCCGATCGGACTCGTGCGTTCCAGTATCCGCTCAAGGAGCGATATGCCGGTCCAGGGCGTCGACGCCGAGATCGAGATCTATTCCCGGTACGCCGGGGGGCTCTCCGGTATCGAGGAGAACTCGCACCTGATCCTCGTCTGCTGGCTGCACGAGGCCGGCCGGGACGTCCTGAGAGCGGTTCCCCGGAAGGTCTCGAGCGATCTGCCGGAGAAAGGTGTCTTCTCTCTCCGCTCTCCGGCGCGGCCGAACCCCCTCTCCGTCTCGGTGGTCCGGCTGCGCGGCATACGGGACGACCGGTTTCTTCTGCTCGCGAACGTCGACGTGATCGACGAAACACCGGTGATCGATATCAAACCCTACCAGACGGGATGGGACTGCGTCTTCTCCGCGACCGGCCACGACCGGACGGAGAAGATCCGGAAGATGGGGCCCGGCGAGTACCGGGCGGGTCTTATCCGTGAGGCGGTGAACTATCACGGGGAACTCTGCCCCGGGGTGGCGGTCGGGGTGCGGCTCGCGGAGGCGGCGATGCGCATCTTCGGGCGCGACCTCGCGTCCCCCGAGGTCTCGGTCGCGCCCGGCCCCGACCCCTGCATCGCCGACACGCTCATCGGGATCACCGGCGCGAGCCTCGGGAACCGCCGGCTGGGGTGTTCGGGAGGAGACCGGTACGTTCTCTCCTGCCCCGGGAAGGAGGCGGTCTTCCTCCTCCGGGACGTGCCGGAGAGCGTCGATGCGATCCTTGCGGCCGACGAGGCGTCGCTCTTCGACTGCACCGTTCGTTCCCGGCCGCAGAAAGTAGAGAAACAATGATCCAGGACGAATATGTCACGCAGATACCTGAACCTTACTCCGCTCTCGGAGGCGCTCGCGATGCTGCGGCGGGAGTTTTCCTCGCCGGGCCGCGCCGAGACCGTGCCGCTCGCAGAGGCTGTCGGCAGGGTGACGGCCGAACCCCTGTATGCGGGGTATTCCGTTCCCATGGCCGATATCGCGAAGTTCGACGGGTACGCGGTGAAGAGCGGCGAGACCCGTGGAGCGCAGGACCAGCGGCCGCTGCCCCTTGCCGGGTATGCCCGCGTCAACACCGGCGAGGTGCTCCCGCGACCGTTCGACGCCGTCGTCATGATCGAGGATACCTGGGACGAGGGCGGCATACCCCGGATCCGGAAGTCCGCCGCACCCGGGCAGAACATCCGCCGTACCGGTGAGGATGTCCGGGCGGGGGAACTCGTCCTCCCGAAGGGCCACCGGGTCAGGCCGTTCGATATCGGTGCGCTCGCGACCTACGGGATAACCCGGCTCGCCGTCCGGTCGGTCCGGGTCGGGATCGTCCCGACGGGGAGCGACCTCGTGCCGCTCGGTACGGCGCCGGGGCCCGGCCAGACGATCGAGACGAACACCCTCATGGCGGAGGCCTACCTCACCGGGATTGGGGCGACCTGCCGCCGGTACGGGATCGTTCCCGACGAACCCGGCCTGATCCGTGAGGCGGTGGAGACGGCGGTCGCCGAGAACGATCTCGTCATCCTCTCGGCGGGTTCGTCGGCCGGCACCCGCGACTTCTCCCGTGACGTCGTCGAGGAGCTCGGGGAGATCGTCTTCCACGGGATCGCGGTCCGGCCGGGAAAACCGGTGCTGCTCGCGAACGTCGGCGGCAAGCCGGTTCTCGGGATGCCGGGGTATCCCGTCGCCGCCCAGACGGTTCTCCGCGAGGTTGCGGGGAGCCTTCTCGCGTGGTGGGGGCTTGAGCCGCTCCCGTTCGGGGAGCTGGATGTCCGGCTGGCGCGACGGCAGGCATCCGATCTCGGGTTCGACGAGTTCGTCCCGGTCTCGGTCGGGCGGGTCGACGGCACCTGCTGGGCGACACCCCATCCCCGGGGCGGCGGCATCCAGATGGCGGTCGTCCGGGCGAACGGCTACCTCCATATCCCGGCCGCTCGCGAGGGGATCGAGGCGGGCGAGGAGGTGCGTGTCCGGCTCACCGTCCCGCCCGCTTCCCTCGCCCGGACGCTCGTCTGCGTCGGGAGGCGCGACCCCGTCCTCGGCGAACTGGGCAACCTTCTCGCGGAGGCCGGCTACCATCTCCACTGCTGCAACGCATCGACGGTTGGAGCGGTGCTTGCCCTGCGGGCGAAGACCTGCCATGCGGCTACGGTTGCTCTCCCTGAGACCGCATCGGCATGGAGCGATCAGGTGCTCCGGTACCTGCCCGACACGCGCCTCCTCAGGGTGCCGGTGGCCCGGACGGAGTTCGGGGTTGCGTCGGCCGATCCTCCCGACGCCGGGAGCCTTGCATCGCTCCGGGTAGCGAACCGCCCGAAGAGCGCGGCGGCGCAGTTCCTCCTCGATGCGTGGCTTGACCGGGAGGGTATCGATGCCTCCCCATCCGGCGAACCCGGGGACATCCGGGTCTGTTCGGCCCTTGAAGCGCGGGAGGCGGGGCTCCGGTTCACGTCGATCGGCTACGAGTCGTGCGACCTGGTGATACGAGAGGAACTTGCCGCGGGCGAGGGCGTCGCCGCCCTCGTCGAGGCCGCACGCTCGCCGGGGTTCCGCGCGTACCTCCGGTCGATCGGGAGAGACCCGGGAGACGGGGACGCGCCCGGCGTCTTTTCGGTCTGAACCGCCGCACCTGCTCGAAACGAATAACTCTTTTTGACATGACCACTCCTCATGCGAGTCAGCGAGCAGACACGGGAGCAGATCATGGCGGTGCTCCGGCGGATGACGGATGCCATGGGCAGGAAGGATATCGAGACCCTGGTAGCGCTCGCCGACCCTGACTTCCGGGCTTTCGGCACAGGTGCCGCTGAGAAGGCGATCGGGAGGGAGGCTTATTGCCGACACCTCGAGCGCGGCTTTACGGAGGCGGAGACGGTCGCGCTCGACCTCTCCGACGTTCTCATCGGCGCCGAGGGGACGGTCGCCTGGGTGATGGCCGATATGACCTGCCGGTTTGTCGTCGATGGCATCCCCCGGACCCGGAACGGGCGGATGACGGCGGTGCTCCGGGGAACCGGCCACGCGTGGGTCTTTGCCCAGATGCACTACTCGCTTCCGGCAGAGGGCTAGAAGGGCGGTCGTATCCTACAAACTAACTCTTTTAAGCCTGCAAAAAAGTGTCCTGATGGACTCTTCTCAGCCTTCCGTAGTAAAGAAGAGAATCGCCCTGCCGCTGCCGTCGATGACCGCGAGGGTGTCCCCGACGATCCGGTAGCCCGCCGCCGACCGGAGGAGGTCGAGGTAGGCCTTCTCCTGCTCCATGACGCCGGCGGGCTCGGTAAAGGAGGCTTTCGTCGCGATGACCCGATCCACGCTAAG from Methanoculleus chikugoensis encodes the following:
- a CDS encoding FmdE family protein, coding for MQPRLNHTWEDIEARLESKGSPPELIDNFHRCIDFHTFAAPGLLVGVYMVDYALELLESPRGKKIYAVCETTKCLPDALQVIAHCTTGNHRLRVLPIGKFALTVNGPADAPYVNGTRVFVDGAKIERYPTFALWYTKDPLFDPRTRGIDLIDEVIDAGRDFLSCERVRVKVPQKWPWKSAICSICGEMVPDNLLVDGACSDCRSQSYYEKVAY
- a CDS encoding nuclear transport factor 2 family protein: MRVSEQTREQIMAVLRRMTDAMGRKDIETLVALADPDFRAFGTGAAEKAIGREAYCRHLERGFTEAETVALDLSDVLIGAEGTVAWVMADMTCRFVVDGIPRTRNGRMTAVLRGTGHAWVFAQMHYSLPAEG
- the fdhF gene encoding formate dehydrogenase subunit alpha, whose translation is MADINGKLRYVPTTCPYCGVGCGLNLVVNDGKLVGVEPYKRTPINEGKLCPKGMTCWEFVQSPDRLTKPLIKKNGKFEEASWDEAYDLIASKFKETYEKFGPKSLGFQVSCRTPNEECYALQKLARVAFKTNNIDNCARICHGPSVAGLSLSFGSGAATNPFEDLANTDLIFMIGANSVEAHPLAGRRILQAKKAGKTLIVCDPRYTPTARLADHYVRYNPSTNIALINSIMYWIIKENLHDKEFIEKRTKGFEDMRKVVEKYADVESITGVPTERVKEIARMYANANNAVIIYCLGITELSTGTDNVRSLGNLAMLTGNIGRPGVGVNPLRGQNNVQGACDMGAYPNVFSGYQKCEDPVARKRMEELWGVTGLSSEYGVTLTEQINQCGDPIKAMYIFALNPVVSYPNANHVMKSLEKLDFLVVQDLFMTETAQYADVILPGASFAEKDGTFTSAERRVNRIRKAVETPGDSKEDWQIFVDLAHKLGLNGFDFNSPEDIWDDMRRVTPSMAGISYARMEKPESVHWPCPTEEHPGTPILHREKFSAADGLGTFFGLEYRPPAEVADAEYPFTLMTGRLIFHYHTRTQTGRAKILHQEVPEAYVQINEEDAARLKIQNGEMIRLRSRRGEAEALARVTDEVAPGVLMMAMHFGGKGSVNLLTNNVLDPLSKMPELKHSAVAVEKITGVQ
- a CDS encoding molybdopterin-binding protein; the protein is MSRRYLNLTPLSEALAMLRREFSSPGRAETVPLAEAVGRVTAEPLYAGYSVPMADIAKFDGYAVKSGETRGAQDQRPLPLAGYARVNTGEVLPRPFDAVVMIEDTWDEGGIPRIRKSAAPGQNIRRTGEDVRAGELVLPKGHRVRPFDIGALATYGITRLAVRSVRVGIVPTGSDLVPLGTAPGPGQTIETNTLMAEAYLTGIGATCRRYGIVPDEPGLIREAVETAVAENDLVILSAGSSAGTRDFSRDVVEELGEIVFHGIAVRPGKPVLLANVGGKPVLGMPGYPVAAQTVLREVAGSLLAWWGLEPLPFGELDVRLARRQASDLGFDEFVPVSVGRVDGTCWATPHPRGGGIQMAVVRANGYLHIPAAREGIEAGEEVRVRLTVPPASLARTLVCVGRRDPVLGELGNLLAEAGYHLHCCNASTVGAVLALRAKTCHAATVALPETASAWSDQVLRYLPDTRLLRVPVARTEFGVASADPPDAGSLASLRVANRPKSAAAQFLLDAWLDREGIDASPSGEPGDIRVCSALEAREAGLRFTSIGYESCDLVIREELAAGEGVAALVEAARSPGFRAYLRSIGRDPGDGDAPGVFSV
- a CDS encoding Coenzyme F420 hydrogenase/dehydrogenase, beta subunit C-terminal domain; protein product: MVAKGDMVYAWTTSPDIAKVAECGGAVTGLLKYALENKIVDAVLAVKKGVDLYDAVPTIITDPAEIAQTAGSLHCGTVLLAKLIKKYLGGAEDMRLAVTVKGCDAMGIYELAKRNQVNLDNLLLIGVNCGGSVSPVTARKMITEKFGVDPNDVVKEEIDKGQFIIVTKDGQHKGISMDELEDAGFGRRGNCRRCKMKIPRQADLACGNWGVIGDKAGKATFVEVCSEKGANLLDAAVKAGAVATEPANPKGIEIRGKVENSMLKLGDKWRARYFESLGEGKERLQKIMEDSSRCTKCYACIENCPICYCVECSTKKPYLVAPGVLPVPFMFHLIRYAHVSDSCVNCGQCEENCPMEIANSLYMHALQTDMEKMFGHTPGVDLELPVLALVEEQAERQRLSATGSDQIFDVFK
- the tsaA gene encoding tRNA (N6-threonylcarbamoyladenosine(37)-N6)-methyltransferase TrmO; the protein is MPVQGVDAEIEIYSRYAGGLSGIEENSHLILVCWLHEAGRDVLRAVPRKVSSDLPEKGVFSLRSPARPNPLSVSVVRLRGIRDDRFLLLANVDVIDETPVIDIKPYQTGWDCVFSATGHDRTEKIRKMGPGEYRAGLIREAVNYHGELCPGVAVGVRLAEAAMRIFGRDLASPEVSVAPGPDPCIADTLIGITGASLGNRRLGCSGGDRYVLSCPGKEAVFLLRDVPESVDAILAADEASLFDCTVRSRPQKVEKQ